The window GCCATTTACAGACAAACAGCTGACAGTTCATTTAACAAGTAGGTCACATTCGGAGTCAAAGAATTTATCACAGTCTTTATTTAGGAGTGCTTAcctcataaaaacacactaataTCCGATACACTAGTGCCACTAGCATCATTTTTTGTAGCTCCTCCATCGAGGTGTCTTCATCTATTTCCTCCACTATGAAATGCATGGCGAACTTCGAAACATCcctaaaagataaagaaaatagTACTATATTCAGTTAGGGGTTGGTCTGGTGTTTTTCAAAGAGGATGAAAAATTGCAGGCCTAATAATATCACATGCAAAGCAGCACTACTAACAGAAGTAACATGAACTCACTTGATTCCACTGAGGTGCATAATACTGATGATTATGGTTGctttgataaaaaacaaaatgaagaaatcCACCATCTCAGCAAGGAGTCTTTGGAGAGGTGAAGGAATACTATACTCTCGGCCTGGATTGAGGAACAAATAGGTGTGGTTGAGACGACACAAACAGGGATACTACTAcacttcacatacacacacatttgttttttaattccaGATCAGCACCTTCACTGATGTTAAATGATAAGGCCTGGGTTAGGTTCAGCCCAATAGTGTTCAATGACTATCTCTTTATTATTTCATGGTTAACTGAATATCATTTTTGATCtaaaaaatacttctaaaaGTGAAAGTGAATCAAAAACTACATCCTGCAGATATTTGATACGGCACCAATGACACATGAGATGTTAAAGCCTTGGTGTCAGTAACGTAGGCAGACCCTGACACTAACCTGCCACTTGTGATTTTAATCATATCTAAGCTGATAAGGCAGTGCTGCCCTTGACACCTTTTTATAGCGTCTGTTAATGTGTTTCACACGTTTTGGAAGAAACTAGAATTGAATAGtgtttgacttttgtttgtGCAAAACCTGCACATAATGTCTACATTTAACCTAGGTGTTAATATACTATGATTCAATATGTATCTTCTTGCATGCTTAATGAATGCAGGATGTCAACCTGGTCATGTGTAGTGAGTAAACCACTCTACAAACTCCAGTAGGGCCTACCGATCGAGCGCTTCATATAAGCCTACTATAAATTCAAATACAAAGACAGGTCGTATGtatcctcactttttttttttttttaaacatttaggaTACTTGATTAACCCAGCATCTTTTACCTGGTCGCTGAGCATTTCCGTTCTCTTGCGGTAGCTGCCGCTGCGGCTGTGCGGACACTGCAGCCCCGCCTGCAGCCTCGCCTGCCCGGCTGCTCGGAGGGTTGACGGCGGGTGGGTAGGGAGATAACGGGAGAACAAACGGGCTGTTAAACCAGTTCTGAGTGTTAATATCCAAGGCTGTCGTCGACGTCCCGCTTgctgactgtaaataataaggGCAGGACATGGCTGACGCTGCCATCCAGCTCTGCCAGTTCACATAACCTGTATAATATTGCCACATCCACGCCTGCAGTTTCTCGCAGTACTCCGCTGTGGCGCGGCTTTGGACGGCGTTTTTCTTGCCTGCGACATTGCTGTCGTTGCCAACTCTTTGGATTGCATCGTCTTGGAGCGAGTCAATTTTGTTAGCaaaggattttttcttttccttatcGACttccatgtttgtgttttccttctccGCCATGTTTGATGATGGCGTCACGTCACGTACGACGTAGTCCGGATCATTTCATTTGGAAGTGGAAAGTTTGACCATTCAAAATATTATACACGACAAACACGTTGACAGGTTTAACGATTTCATATTCGtttaactgctttttttttcagagaaaaaaatgtgtcactaAACTGTTGCCCATTTACGAGAAAATGTGTACCTCATGCATCCCCCCCTAGATGAAAATGAATGGTACTGTCCAAAGTACTGTCCTGCTTTTACTATAATCGACCGCAGGGAGGTAGCAGTGACGCTAGAAAGAAACTGCAGAGGAAATATGACAGCTGAGTTATTCAAGTTCATATtgtgtaatattttaaataaacaaatagctCAGCAAAACTCAAGTTTCTTTGAAtttggaaaattaaaaacattgtagGCAATttggatgcaaaaaattaaaattttgGTTGGCTTCTCATTAATTCAATACATTCGACACAACTTGGTTACATCTGAGCCAAATGccttgattattattattttaattaaggttattgtatttcatgaaaaaactATTGATATACAATAGCCCTTGGCCACCGGGTGCTTTCAAGAAATAAGCTCATTGGATCATGTTTCCAAGAAATCACCTGCTTAAGGCATGATTTGAGTTTAAAAGGGCAAAACCATTTCAAAGGAGGTCTGCCTCTTAAAGCCTGAACCCATGCACAACCCCAAATAAGCTGAAGTCTTAACAAAAGGGTATTCAGATACCTTAAACAAGATTGGGTGAACTTAAGGTCCTCCACAATCCCTCTCCCATGTGTATGCACAACATAACTTTTGGGAAAACTCATTTAATTTTCAAACACAGGcattttaaatcaatcacaaGATCGTAGTCATTTGAAACAATTTgcagatatataaaaaaaaaaaaaaaataaaatcttttcaCGACATGTGGATAATGCCCGAAACAGTGTTCATGTGGCATGGTCTTATCAAATGTGGCACTCAAGACAAGGATAAGCTTTTCATTAGTCGGTACGCTTTGTTGCCTGAGCACCACCCGGGGTCACAATATTTCACGTAAGCCTGGAAATCTTTTGGAGAATTTGGGCTTCAACCTACTGCCCCAAAGAACCctaattaaaacaaattatgtGCACTTGCTTGAACCTCTCAGTCCAAGACAAGAGGCTTGGCACAAATTAGAGGTCACTTCTCTGACCACAAGCAGGGATTTGGACTCCCCACCTCCCATTCACCAACCTCCTTGTCACAAGTGCTGCTCTGAGGTCGGGacatgcttttctttgtttgaacaAAAGGCCTCTGTAAAGCTCTTTGTTCGTGTCAAGTAAGACTTTACGAATGACTTCCTAACCATGTTCTAAAAGTTGGCAACTAGCCTAGGTATCAAGACGTTACAGTGTGTTCAAGGTCACTTTAAAACTGAAACTGGATCATAACAAGCCAATAATATGGGTTAAAAATCAAGTATTCTTACTGGTAAAGAAAACTATTGATTCAGTGGTGTCGGTCTTACAGGGTTTTCACATCTTAAGCATTAAAAGCTAGATATTCAAAACAGAATTTTAGAAAGAAGATGTATCAACTGTAATTGCATCACCTCCACACAAAAAGGCTCGGCCAccacagtaataaaaaaaaagtaacttctGCTTGGAAGAacgggaaaaaaaggaaagcatcTACTAATGAAGGGAACGCCGTTTGAGTTGGATTCATGCACAGCTACACAGACTTCAGTATCACGGTTCAGACTTTATTGGCATGTTTGGCAAAAGCTCAGTGCATTTGGTTTCTTCATGGTGCCAGGCTCACCAATGTTGATGTTTAATCAAGTTAAGCCCCCTTCTCATAGGTCCTCACTGCAACAACATCATCCATGGTGCATTTCTGTTGACAAAATGTTTTAGAAAgttagaaaacatgttttaattccgttaaaaaacatatatttaatgCAAACATTAACAGTTAACATTagaattataaatgttttaattgataAAACTGTCTTCAATTATGCAAATTACTCACCGCTGCTAGTTTTCCATCTTGAATCTCTCGTTCTAGTGTCGTCTTCTTTCCCTCCCACGCTTGCAGCTGCACCAATTTGCCATTCTCCAGAGTGAAGGTTGTCTGAAAATAATGTTGGGATCTTAGAAAAACGTCTAAGATGTGCAGGGTTACAACAACAATAGATTGAATGACCCACCATTGTTTTTCTGCCGTCAGCAGTTGTCTCCTCGAACTCCTCGTTCAGCTTGAACTTGATCTCTGTGGTTTTGAAAGTTGTCTCAGACTTCATTGAAATAACGCCAGAATCGTCCACGCTGATCACCAGGTTTGGCTTTGCCATGTTGCCCATTTGTCGAGTGGCGAAGCCAATACCTAAAATATGTTTCACAGTTTTCAATTATTTTAGTTGAGTAGCCTAATGCTGCaacatgatctttttttttttttttttttaaactttcccACTGgaagttaaaacataaaacacaacattcaacaaCACATCATTCTCAGTTTGCAATATTTTCCACTAGGCTACATTTAAAATGACCTTACCGATTGCCTTCATGTATTCATCAAAGTTATCGCTGGAAGTCAGGGTCCAGTTTCCAACAAATTGCTCAACcatgatgaagaagatgaaaatCAGTCTGCTACACAAACTCAAGCTATCACAGGGTATCCTGTTTCACCGGTGAGGTATACAGAAACAGACTGGCATTCAGAGTAAATTACATATTTCAAGCCTGGACAAACATGGGCCTGATTTACAGCCAACCAATCAAGAGCAGTCTTCTGTTGTC is drawn from Labrus bergylta chromosome 8, fLabBer1.1, whole genome shotgun sequence and contains these coding sequences:
- the LOC109994974 gene encoding protein FAM8A1 codes for the protein MAEKENTNMEVDKEKKKSFANKIDSLQDDAIQRVGNDSNVAGKKNAVQSRATAEYCEKLQAWMWQYYTGYVNWQSWMAASAMSCPYYLQSASGTSTTALDINTQNWFNSPFVLPLSPYPPAVNPPSSRAGEAAGGAAVSAQPQRQLPQENGNAQRPGREYSIPSPLQRLLAEMVDFFILFFIKATIIISIMHLSGIKDVSKFAMHFIVEEIDEDTSMEELQKMMLVALVYRILVCFYEIVCIWGAGGATPGKFLVGLRVVTCDSSVLVQPNRVLVVPATNVSLSASTVRALNKNFSIAFFFPAFITLLFFQHNRTVYDMVAGTIVVKRSGAR
- the fabp4b gene encoding fatty acid binding protein 4b; this translates as MVEQFVGNWTLTSSDNFDEYMKAIGIGFATRQMGNMAKPNLVISVDDSGVISMKSETTFKTTEIKFKLNEEFEETTADGRKTMTTFTLENGKLVQLQAWEGKKTTLEREIQDGKLAAKCTMDDVVAVRTYEKGA